The DNA window CCTGGGCAACGCCGAGGACGACCAGGTAGGGGTCCGAGCCCGGTGGGGTCTCGTAGTCGGCGCCGGTGAAGGGCTCGGGGACAGGCGCGGGAGCGTCTTGGGCGTGGGCGCCAGCGAAGGCGCAGAGCGCGGCTGTGATCAGCAGCGAAACGAAAGGATGGAGCTTCATGATGCTTTGAAGCTAGTCCACGCTGGTGTGTGCTGGCAAGGGCTCAGGCTGGGGATCCAACTCCGGGGGGCTGTGATCACGAACCCCACCAGAGCCGGCTGGAAGCCGGCGCTCCCAGGCTCGCTGGTTCCCACGGTCCACCGTGGGAACCCAGGGGAGACGCTCCAGCGTCGGGGGTGGGGGTGAAAGGGCGGCACCGGGATCGTGCTTGACAACGCCAACCTGCCCCGCTGGAGCGGGGCCTCAGTCTCGGCGCGCGGCTCGACGTAGTTGGTTCCCACGCTGAAGCGTAGGAACCAGATGTAGTAGTTGACGACCGGGGCCCAGGCAACTCCGCCCGGGGATCCAATCCCCGGGCTACCCAGGGGCCGCCAGCTCCGCTGGCTCCGGAGGGACGGTCGTGACTGAACACATTCAGGGAGCCGGATTCATCCGGCGGTGGTCTTGGTAGCCCCGGGATTGATCCCGGGGCGAGGGCGGGGGCGCTCCCAGGGGGGGAGGCCGATGGAGTGGGCGAACCTTGACCGATGAGGAGATCGGAAATCAGAGATAGCCGAGGGAGCGCAGATTCCTCAGGTATTCCTCGCTGTCCAGGGCCGCCGGGGGCGGGAGGGGGCGGCGGCGGCCGAAGGAGGGGATGTGGTCCCGGGCCGCGGGCCAGGCGCAGACCGCCGGGGGGGCGGGGAGCTCTTCGCTGGCGGGCAAGCCCAACGCCAGCGACAGCCCGGCCGTCACGGCCTGGGGACTGAGGGCCTCGGAGGCCTCAGCGGCCTCGGAGGCCTCGGAGGAAAGTCCCGCGGCCCGGCAGCCGCCTTCACGGCGCCAGAGGAGAACTCGGCCCGCGACGCCGCCGCGACGCTCCGGAGCCGCACCGCGGCGGCCGGGGTCGAGGAAGAGGGCGACGGTGCCGAAGTCTCTGGCGTGGGCGGCGAGGAGGGCGTCCACTTCCTGGAGATGGGCTCGCACCAGATCGCTGAGGGCGATGTCGCCTCCCGGCCAGCCGTCCGCCGCCAGGTCCGGCGCCGGCAAGTAGAGGGCGGCAACCCGCGGCTCAAAAGTCAGGCTGTGCTCCAAAGCCTGGAGGTAGAAGCGGTCCGGCAGCACCGCTTTGTCGAGCACGGTTTGGCGACTCTCCGCGGGCAAGGCGGCCTGCACGATACTTTCCATGGAGCTGGGTTTTTCCTTGGAGCCTGGCCGCACTGGCGAATCCGCGATCGCCTTGCGCCCAGCTGCAGCCCATTCGATCAGGTCCGGCCGCGACTCGCTGGCCACGGCGTCGTGAGCTTCGTCCTGGAGCAGTTGGTAGGCGCCGTGGGCCACCACCAGTCCCGGCAGCGGCTCCGCCGGGTAGGTGGACCACCAATTCACCGCGCTCACCGGGCGGCCGCCGCGGGCGGCGAGCTCCCAGAGGGTGAAGGCGTGGCGGCGGTTGGCGAGCACCGGGCGGTATTCGGTCAGCCCCAGAGGCACCGAAACCCAGCGCCAGTAGAAGCGCAGCGGCCCGGTGCGCGCCAGCGGGGTGGCGACGCCGGCGGGGCGGAAACTGTCCACCGAGGTGACGCCGTGGCCGCCGGCGTCGAGCCCCGTGGCCACGGTGGTCCAGAACACCGCCGGCGCCGCCGGCGGCCGGCGGTAGGGCTCGAGCACCCCGCCGTCGTCGAGCAGGGCGGCCATCGCCGGCAGCGCGCCGCGGGCGAGGAGGTAGTCGAGCTCCGCGGCGAGCACTCCGTCGACCCCCACAAGCAGCACTCGCTCGCCGCCAGCGGTGGGCAGGTGGGCGGGTTCCTGTCGTTCGTGGCCGCGCACCGAAAGCACCACCGGCAGGGTGATGAGGGCCAGCGCCACCAGCACCGTGGCGGCGATCCAGCGGCGGGAGAAGCTGCGCACCCGGGGAGTGAGCTCGGTGAGGCGGATGGCCAGGGTCAGCAGCCCCGTCTCCACCAAGCGGATCAGGGCGTAGACCGCCAGCGGCAGCACCAGGGAGAAGATCAACGCCGTCCAGCGCTCGCTGCCGGACCACAGCTCCAGCAGGCGCCAGGAAGCCACCGCCGCCACCAGCAGGCCGGAGAGAAGAGCGACCCCGAAGCTCAGGACCTCGATGCGGCGCACCGGGTAGAAGCGCAGCACCAGCACCAGCAGCGCACACAGCAGCAGGAAGCCGAGACCGATGGCGCCGCCGGTGGCGGGAAGCAGGTGCAGGAAGAGAGCGATGAGATCGAAAGGGGAGGCGACGAGGTTGCCGTTCACCGCCGCCAGGGCGAAGGCCAGTACCAGAGCAAAGAGGGTGCCGCCGGCCAGCGCCACCTTGAGGGTCAGCTGGCCGAGGGTGCGCAGCGGCTGGCGCGGCCGCAGCGCGTCCTGGAGCAGGTAGCGGTCGTAGCTGTGGCTGAGGTATCCGAGGCGGCGCAGCTCGGAGCGGACCTGCTGGAGATCCTGAGTCACTGGAGGTCCTGAGTCACTGGAGATCCTCGGTCACTAGAAGTACTGAGTCACTGGAGGCTGGACCCTCAGCGTTCCCGATGGCGCACGAAGAGGGCGAGCTGGCGCAGAGGCTCTGCCCGCCGGCCCAGGGGCGCCAGGGAGGCGACGGCGAAGTCCAGAAGCTCTTCCTCCAGATGCCGTGCCCCGTCGATGCCGAGGAGCTTGACGAAGGTCACTTTGTCGCTGTCCTTCTGGGAGTCCTTGCCGGTCTGGGCACTGGTGGCGGTGGCGTCGAGGAGGTCGTCGGAGATCTGGAACGCCAGCCCCAGATTCTTGGCGAAACGGCTGATGGTTTCCAGGTGGCGCCGGCGGGTGTCCGCCGCCATCGCCCCCAACTCGCCGGCGGCGAGGAAGAGAGCGCCGGTTTTGTGGCTGTGAATGTACTCCAGCAGCTCGAGGTCGAGATCCTCCGGCGTGCTCTCCAGGTCCAGCGCCTGACCGCCGATCAGACCGCCGGAGCCGATGGCCGCCGCCAGGTGATGCACCATGTCCTCGGTGCTGTAGCGCCGCTGGGGCAGCCGCTGGCCGCTGGCCGCCACCAGGGCGAAGGCGCGGTTGAGCAGACCGAAGGAAGCGAGGAGGGCGATGTCCTCGCCGAACTTGCGGTGGGTGGTGGGACGGCCGCGGCGCAGGGTCGCGTCGTCCATGCAGGGCAGGTCGTCGAGGATCAGCGAGGCGGCGTGGACCATCTCCACGGCGCAGGC is part of the Acidobacteriota bacterium genome and encodes:
- a CDS encoding alkaline phosphatase family protein; translated protein: MTQDLQQVRSELRRLGYLSHSYDRYLLQDALRPRQPLRTLGQLTLKVALAGGTLFALVLAFALAAVNGNLVASPFDLIALFLHLLPATGGAIGLGFLLLCALLVLVLRFYPVRRIEVLSFGVALLSGLLVAAVASWRLLELWSGSERWTALIFSLVLPLAVYALIRLVETGLLTLAIRLTELTPRVRSFSRRWIAATVLVALALITLPVVLSVRGHERQEPAHLPTAGGERVLLVGVDGVLAAELDYLLARGALPAMAALLDDGGVLEPYRRPPAAPAVFWTTVATGLDAGGHGVTSVDSFRPAGVATPLARTGPLRFYWRWVSVPLGLTEYRPVLANRRHAFTLWELAARGGRPVSAVNWWSTYPAEPLPGLVVAHGAYQLLQDEAHDAVASESRPDLIEWAAAGRKAIADSPVRPGSKEKPSSMESIVQAALPAESRQTVLDKAVLPDRFYLQALEHSLTFEPRVAALYLPAPDLAADGWPGGDIALSDLVRAHLQEVDALLAAHARDFGTVALFLDPGRRGAAPERRGGVAGRVLLWRREGGCRAAGLSSEASEAAEASEALSPQAVTAGLSLALGLPASEELPAPPAVCAWPAARDHIPSFGRRRPLPPPAALDSEEYLRNLRSLGYL
- a CDS encoding farnesyl diphosphate synthase, producing the protein MAKAQTTQARLGGRLRELGQAVEKRLPELLPPAVERPESVHRAMAYALTSPGKRLRPVLTLVVAEIFGERSEPVLDLACAVEMVHAASLILDDLPCMDDATLRRGRPTTHRKFGEDIALLASFGLLNRAFALVAASGQRLPQRRYSTEDMVHHLAAAIGSGGLIGGQALDLESTPEDLDLELLEYIHSHKTGALFLAAGELGAMAADTRRRHLETISRFAKNLGLAFQISDDLLDATATSAQTGKDSQKDSDKVTFVKLLGIDGARHLEEELLDFAVASLAPLGRRAEPLRQLALFVRHRER